In Siniperca chuatsi isolate FFG_IHB_CAS linkage group LG16, ASM2008510v1, whole genome shotgun sequence, the following proteins share a genomic window:
- the LOC122863555 gene encoding uncharacterized protein LOC122863555, translating into MRGENIWDLTEVRMALPKAVGYMVVLVVICYSLENQGYTQSPNVFFEELMGTNASHIHAREKRATTLNSSDYVLQADISISDLERLRTLLNTFSPLLINGTVEITSIIATTVCSSNMTGYQCRCEQSFAWSYNSCIDHGACDAIIGDTCGCINALPADGQFCQLNTSGPAPPPLLPSPAPPNDPVDFDIVLDLRIPVISVPSDFINRFRETLRRIQLPYTITQSLQVIGLNFTTACYPNSTGGLQCHCEEKFAWSCDKCNSFGACSNATGQTCGCINGLPSDGEFCEPITNIIQCLNTTTAPPSPTPPNDPVDFDIVLDLRIPVISVPSDFINRFRETLRRIQLPYTITQSLQVIGLNFTTACYPNSTGGLQCHCEEKFAWSCDKCNSFGACSNATSQTCGCINGLPSDGEFCEPITNITQCLNTTTAPPSPTPPNDPVDFDIVLDLRIPVISVPSDFINRFRETLRRIQLPYTITQSLQVIGLNFTTACYPNSTGGLQCHCEEKFAWSCDKCNSFGACSNATSQTCGCINGLPSDGEFCEPITNITQCLNTTTAPPSPRHQTLKPKDPVDFDIVLDLRIPVISVPSDFINRFRETLRRIQLPYTITQSLQVIGLNFTTDPVDFDIVLDLRIPVISVPSDFINRFRETLRRIQLPYTITQSLQVIGLNFTTDPVDFDIVLDLRIPVISVPSDFINRFRETLRRIQLPYTITQRSNTTNSSNNNNNNNNNNNHQPRTEVRNLSFAMDIDFNPSFNDQTSSVYKNTNDAIQKQCKQHITNLQKAEIIKLRSGSTIVDYTVTATFIQDTEIKAVETGISAQLSAIYPILFDSSTALQFEPTEVFLGKSVTVTCGPPPNDVNFNTNYAVEWKLNDKSIKEDNEHRFSEKNGRATLTVSPYYITDDGFYECKLKNTSSTSTSVFRQKSNGEFLHKKTPLIQVTPTRKIICQDGQEVQVQLQCSDNTGNEVAFVPDGTNQINFPTTCEKPKMDFICRVKNYPEFSKTITLEFSRKAPDCVDDPVFGNGSVGDKASAPCRSNYVGEKTAVCGENKKWEDEQDNCILQQVQELLKQSENLNINFLPEFLEELASVTVNFSTEVVGSPANINAIVKILNNVANRSSNITIPKNSMENILITAGILTTNRTSWDILNANDTRNISVTGSSVSSTLLLSLENFTSRLTNGSFDIDTPSILLNKTTFTDTFNAVFKSSVEINIPKSDGENNTITVMTFDSMDNVLPPRTESSNIHVINGRVVLVQSGGTIDNVSFTFDIINNTLENPLCVFWNFSLFNGLGGWDDNGCKLVYNVNETVTCSCNHLTSFSILMSPNSPDDIALDYITYVGVGISMASLVICLIIEAIIWKKIRRNNTSYLRHVSIVNIAVSLLIADIWFIIGAAISDPDETNAPACSAATFFIHFFYLALFFWMLASALLLFYRTVNVFDGGLSKKSMLAIGFSLGYGAPLIIAIITIAVTAPKQAYIRESGICWLNWNESKALLAFVIPALLIVVINLVILLVVIYKMLRRRAVTDTAQTAERHVLVVIARSLAVLTPFFGLTWSLGVGTLTNPDNRGIHISFAFFNSLQGFFILVFGTLLDKKVRSEIAIMSKSSGTGTRSTSVGISLPSGLGFFRNWRRGRDGYNMSSSGSGASSSILT; encoded by the exons TCAGGATGGCATTACCAAAGGCAGTGGGATACATGGTTGTTCTTGTGGTAATATGCTACAGTCTGGAGAATCAGGGATACACACAGTCTCCCAATGTATTCTTTGAG GAATTGATGGGTACAAACGCATCACACATTCATGCCAGAGAGAAAAGAGCGA CTACCTTAAATTCCTCTGATTATGTACTCCAAGCTGATATAAGTATCTCCGACCTGGAGCGTCTCCGAACGCTGTTGAACACATTCAGTCCTTTGCTCATCAACGGCACTGTTGAAATTACCAGCATTATCGCCACAACAG TGTGTTCATCAAATATGACTGGATACCAGTGCAGATGTGAGCAGAGCTTTGCTTGGTCATATAACAGCTGCATTGACCATGGAGCCTGTGATGCCATCATTGGTGACACATGTGGATGCATTAATGCCCTTCCAGCTGATGGCCAGTTCTGCCAGCTGAACACCAGTGGACCAG cgcCACCACCACTTCTACCATCACCTGCGCCACCAAACG ACCCGGTGGACTTTGATATAGTCCTTGACTTGCGCATACCAGTCATCAGTGTACCTTCAGATTTCATTAATCGATTCAGGGAAACTCTGAGACGTATCCAGCTCCCCTACACCATCACTCAGTCTTTACAAGTAATAGGCTTAAATTTCACCACAG CGTGCTATCCAAACTCCACTGGAGGACTGCAGTGTCACTGTGAGGAGAAGTTTGCTTGGTCATGTGACAAGTGCAACAGCTTCGGTGCGTGCAGCAATGCCACCGGCCAAACCTGCGGGTGTATAAATGGACTTCCTTCAGATGGAGAGTTCTGTGAACCAATCACAA ATATCATTCAATGTCTAAACACAACTACTG cgcCGCCATCACCTACGCCACCAAACG ACCCGGTGGACTTTGATATAGTCCTTGACTTGCGCATACCAGTCATCAGTGTACCTTCAGATTTCATTAATCGATTCAGGGAAACTCTGAGACGTATCCAGCTCCCCTACACCATCACTCAGTCTTTACAAGTAATAGGCTTAAATTTCACCACAG CGTGCTATCCAAACTCCACTGGAGGACTGCAGTGTCACTGTGAGGAGAAGTTTGCTTGGTCATGTGACAAGTGCAACAGCTTCGGTGCGTGCAGCAATGCCACCAGCCAAACCTGCGGGTGTATAAATGGACTTCCTTCAGATGGAGAGTTCTGTGAACCAATCACAA ATATCACTCAATGTCTAAACACAACTACTG cgcCGCCATCACCTACGCCACCAAACG ACCCGGTGGACTTTGATATAGTCCTTGACTTGCGCATACCAGTCATCAGTGTACCTTCAGATTTCATTAATCGATTCAGGGAAACTCTGAGACGTATCCAGCTCCCCTACACCATCACTCAGTCTTTACAAGTAATAGGCTTAAATTTCACCACAG CGTGCTATCCAAACTCCACTGGAGGACTGCAGTGTCACTGTGAGGAGAAGTTTGCTTGGTCATGTGACAAGTGCAACAGCTTCGGTGCGTGCAGCAATGCCACCAGCCAAACCTGCGGGTGTATAAATGGACTTCCTTCAGATGGAGAGTTCTGTGAACCAATCACAA ATATCACTCAATGTCTAAACACAACTACTG cgcCGCCATCACCTCGCCACCAAACG CTCAAGCCAAAGG ACCCGGTGGACTTTGATATAGTCCTTGACTTGCGCATACCAGTCATCAGTGTACCTTCAGATTTCATTAATCGATTCAGGGAAACTCTGAGACGTATCCAGCTCCCCTACACCATCACTCAGTCTTTACAAGTAATAGGCTTAAATTTCACCACAG ACCCGGTGGACTTTGATATAGTCCTTGACTTGCGCATACCAGTCATCAGTGTACCTTCAGATTTCATTAATCGATTCAGGGAAACTCTGAGACGTATCCAGCTCCCCTACACCATCACTCAGTCTTTACAAGTAATAGGCTTAAATTTCACCACAG ACCCGGTGGACTTTGATATAGTCCTTGACTTGCGCATACCAGTCATCAGTGTACCTTCAGATTTCATTAATCGATTCAGGGAAACTCTGAGACGTATCCAGCTCCCCTACACCATCACTCA gagGAGCAATACtaccaacagcagcaacaacaacaacaacaacaacaacaacaacaaccaccaacCAAGAACAGAGG TGAGGAACTTGTCGTTTGCCATGGACATAGATTTTAATCCTTCATTCAATGACCAAACAAGTTCTGTTTACAAAAACACTAATGACGCT ATTCAAAAACAATGTAAGCAGCACATCACAAATCTACAAAAAGCAGAGATAATTAAGTTACG GTCCGGAAGCACTATCGTTGACTACACTGTAACCGCAACCTTTATTCAAGACACAGAAATTAAAGCAGTAGAAACAGGGATATCTGCACAGCTGTCAGCAATATACCCTATACTGTTTGACA gctcaacAGCGTTACAGTTTGAACCAACTGAAGTATTTTTGGGGAAAAGTGTGACTGTGACATGTGGTCCTCCACCAAATGATGTCAATTTTAATACCAACTATGCTGTAGAGTGGAAACTTAACGACAAGTCAATCAAAGAAGATAATGAACACCGCTTTTCAGAAAAGAACGGAAGAGCAACGTTAACTGTGTCACCTTATTACATTACTGACGATG GATTTTATGAATGTAAGCTGAAAAACACCAGTTCGACCTCAACATCAGTTTTCAGACAGAAATCCAACGGAGAATTCCTTCACAAAAAGACACCTTTGATCCAAGTGACACCAACACGAAAGATCATATGTCAAGATGGACAGGAAGTGCAAGTGCAACTGCAGTGCTCTGACAACACCGGCAATGAGGTCGCGTTTGTTCCTGACG GCACAAATCAGATTAACTTTCCAACTACCTGTGAGAAGCCGAAAATGGACTTCATTTGTCGAGTGAAGAACTATCCGGAATTTAGCAAAACAATAACACTGGAGTTCTCCAGAAAGG CACCCGATTGTGTCGATGATCCTGTCTTTGGTAATGGAAGTGTTGGTGACAAGGCCTCCGCTCCCTGCAGGTCGAACTATGTGGGAGAAAAGACGGCAGTTTGTGGGGAAAATAAGAAATGGGAAGACGAACAAGACAACTGCATCCTTCAGCAGGTTCAGGAGCTGCTCAAGCAGTCTGAG AACTTGAATATCAATTTTTTGCCAGAATTCTTGGAGGAACTCGCGTCTGTCACTGTCAACTTCAGCACGGAAGTGGTTGGATCTCCTGCAAACATTAACGCCATTGTTAAAATACTCAACAATGTAGCCAACAGGTCATCAAATATCACAATACCCAAAAATTCAATGGAG AACATCCTTATAACTGCAGGCATCCTCACCACAAATCGGACATCATGGGACATTCTAAACGCCAATGACACCAGAAACATCTCAGTAACAGGAAGCAGTGTCAGCTCAACATTATTGCTGTCCCTTGAGAATTTTACGAGTCGCCTTACAAATGGCTCTTTTGACATTGACACACCTTCTATTCTCTTGAACAAAACTACATTCACAGACACTTTCAACGCTGTCTTTAAGTCTTCAGTGGAGATAAACATACCAAAGTCTGATGGAGAAAATAATACTATCACTGTGATGACATTTGACTCAATGGATAACGTACTTCCACCAAGAACAGAAAGTTCAAACATCCATGTCATTAATGGGAGAGTCGTACTTGTTCAGTCCGGTGGCACCATCGATAATGTTTCGTTCACATTTGATATTATAAACAATACTCTGGAGAaccctctgtgtgttttctggaaCTTCAGCCTCTTCAATGGTCTCGGGGGATGGGACGACAATGGCTGCAAGTTGGTATACAACGTAAATGAAACCGTCACCTGCAGCTGCAACCACCTGACTTCGTTCTCTATCCTAATGTCACCGAACAGTCCAGATGACATTGCGCTGGATTATATAACCTACGTTGGAGTTGGCATATCCATGGCTTCCTTGGTCATATGCCTCATTATTGAAGCTATCatatggaaaaaaataagaagGAACAACACATCTTACTTGCGTCATGTTTCCATTGTTAATATCGCTGTGTCTCTCCTGATTGCAGACATTTGGTTTATTATCGGGGCAGCCATTTCAGATCCAGACGAGACAAATGCACCAGCATGCTCTGCGGCTACATTTTTTATCCATTTTTTCTACCTAGCCCTGTTCTTCTGGATGTTAGCCTCAGCTTTGCTGCTGTTCTACCGCACAGTCAATGTCTTCGACGGGGGTTTGTCTAAAAAATCTATGTTGGCTATTGGATTCTCTCTAGGCTACGGGGCACCTCTCATCATCGCAATCATAACTATAGCTGTAACTGCACCCAAACAAGCGTACATCCGAGAAAGTGGGATCTGCTGGCTCAACTGGAATGAGTCCAAAGCTCTACTGGCATTTGTGATCCCTGCGCTGTTAATAGTGGTGATAAACCTTGTAATCCTGCTTGTGGTGATATACAAAATGCTGAGGAGGAGGGCAGTGACAGACACTGCACAAACAGCTGAGAGGCACGTTCTTGTGGTTATTGCTAGGAGTTTGGCTGTCCTCACACCATTCTTTGGATTAACTTGGAGTCTGGGAGTCGGAACACTTACCAACCCGGACAATAGAGGAATCCATATTTCATTTGCATTCTTCAATTCGCTGCAG GGTTTCTTCATATTGGTGTTTGGAACGCTGTTGGACAAAAAG GTGCGGTCAGAAATAGCAATAATGTCAAAAAGTTCAGGAACTGGGACAAGG
- the LOC122863364 gene encoding adhesion G protein-coupled receptor F5-like, with translation MLLCVMVTDSVVDFLLLSSTDPVDFDIVLDLRIPVISVPSDFINRFRETLRRIQLPYTITQSLQVIGLNFTTACYPNSTGGLQCHCEEKFAWSCDKCNSFGACSNATSQTCGCINGLPSDGEFCEPITNITQCLNTTTGMEKKLAFVLHG, from the exons atgttgttgtgtgtgatgGTGACAGACTCTGTCGTGGattttctcctgctctcctccacaGACCCGGTGGACTTTGATATAGTCCTTGACTTGCGCATACCAGTCATCAGTGTACCTTCAGATTTCATTAATCGATTCAGGGAAACTCTGAGACGTATCCAGCTCCCCTACACCATCACTCAGTCTTTACAAGTAATAGGCTTAAATTTCACCACAG CGTGCTATCCAAACTCCACTGGAGGACTGCAGTGTCACTGTGAGGAGAAGTTTGCTTGGTCATGTGACAAGTGCAACAGCTTCGGTGCGTGCAGCAATGCCACCAGCCAAACCTGCGGGTGTATAAATGGACTTCCTTCAGACGGAGAGTTCTGTGAACCAATCACAA ATATCACTCAATGTCTAAACACAACTACTGGTATGGAGAAAaaacttgcttttgttttgcatgGATAA